Proteins co-encoded in one Astyanax mexicanus isolate ESR-SI-001 chromosome 1, AstMex3_surface, whole genome shotgun sequence genomic window:
- the tab2 gene encoding TGF-beta-activated kinase 1 and MAP3K7-binding protein 2 isoform X1, with protein MAQGNQQIDIQVLQQLRQKFPEVPEGVVSQCILQNKNNLVACCEYLTQVSPGFLYSEGNPSVSDLRNHMTQLNLGVSQNTHGAVQQKGVRMNGSRTLSHSLSDGPINAPPPPSDFYQAEPQAAPPHTPAINAFCVMEPPQKPQPPQNLGLYLGGKGHGPPPALRFNPITVTLAPNTGRNTPTSLHIHGGPQAGLNSPNSIYIRPYVSQSGGTRQPQGRGQYSPTSQPAQQIYQITHPAGTQNWAGTQHQTSHVYMPISSPTTPQPPSILQAASSQACSSSSSSSSSSSSAAGPLSSSFSQFNIQNISTGPRKNQIEIKLESPQRVGGASAAASTATLMCTGSSSRPSCSSTSSSCPSPSSSSLAASAGVSAPLSIGGPGLSRSQPTVYISASPPANATTPSDECAALPPTPRSQPKFYISANASSDEGGARNPPTVYISANPTLPGASGGRSLGGQVSMGPAYIHHHPPKSRASMGVAGTATSPRVVVTQPNTKYTFKITVSPNKPPAVSPGVVSPTFEPTNMLSLPADHHYAEPEPLHLSDPLSQHRERATEARRPSMGSDDAAYTQALLVHQKARMERLCHELKLKKKNLEKLKEEVNEMENDLTRRRLQRSNSVSQIPSLDEMQQLRCKNRLLQIDIDCLTKEIDLLQARGPHFNPNAIHNFYDNLGFLGPVPPKPKGTPAPGPDHWGSLDRRGRKINVSSKLKRDPSLPPVPPCLPAPVEPNNKIIKPVSEVEDDDGVQWGCTACTFLNHPALNRCEQCEFPRHF; from the exons ATGGCACAGGGAAACCAGCAGATTGACATTCAGGTTCTGCAGCAACTGCGCCAGAAGTTTCCGGAAGTGCCAGAGGGCGTGGTCTCCCAGTGCATTCTACAA aatAAAAACAACTTGGTTGCCTGTTGCGAGTACCTGACCCAAGTGAGTCCTGGCTTTCTGTACAGCGAGGGCAACCCGAGTGTGAGCGACTTGCGCAATCACATGACCCAGCTCAACCTGGGCGTCTCCCAGAACACCCATGGTGCAGTGCAGCAAAAGGGAGTGAGGATGAATGGCAGCAGGACTCTCTCCCACAGCCTGAGCGACGGGCCCATCAATGCCCCCCCACCGCCTTCCGACTTCTACCAGGCTGAGCCGCAGGCCGCCCCTCCTCACACACCTGCCATCAATGCCTTCTGTGTGATGGAACCGCCGCAAAAGCCGCAGCCACCACAAAATCTTGGCCTGTATCTAGGGGGCAAAGGTCATGGGCCACCCCCAGCTCTACGCTTTAATCCAATCACGGTGACTCTCGCGCCCAACACGGGTCGCAACACCCCCACATCCCTCCACATCCATGGAGGACCGCAAGCTGGTCTAAACAGCCCAAATTCAATCTACATACGCCCGTACGTGAGCCAATCGGGAGGCACCCGGCAGCCCCAGGGCCGGGGCCAGTACAGCCCCACCTCACAGCCCGCACAGCAGATCTACCAGATCACACACCCTGCCGGCACGCAGAACTGGGCGGGCACCCAGCACCAGACCTCGCACGTTTACATGCCTATCAGCTCACCCACCACCCCCCAGCCCCCTTCCATCCTGCAGGCCGCATCCTCCCAGGCCTGCTCCTCATCTTCTTCCTCGTCGTCTTCCTCGTCGTCAGCAGCCGGCCCGCTGTCGTCGTCCTTCAGCCAGTTCAACATCCAGAACATCTCGACAGGGCCGAGAAAGAACCAGATCGAGATTAAGCTCGAGTCTCCGCAGAGAGTAGGCGGAGCTTCAGCCGCCGCTTCCACTGCCACACTGATGTGCACCGGGTCTAGCTCACGACCCTCCTGCAGTTCGACATCTTCTTCCTGCCCAtcgccctcctcctcctcgctggCTGCCTCTGCTGGTGTTTCTGCCCCACTCTCTATTGGAGGACCAGGACTTAGCCGAAGTCAGCCCACCGTGTACATCTCTGCCTCTCCTCCCGCCAACGCAACAACGCCGTCAGACGAGTGTGCAGCCCTTCCTCCCACCCCTCGCTCGCAGCCCAAATTCTACATCTCAGCCAACGCATCTTCAGACGAGGGTGGTGCACGGAACCCGCCCACTGTCTACATATCAGCCAACCCCACGCTTCCAGGTGCTTCGGGTGGACGCAGCCTAGGTGGTCAAGTCAGCATGGGCCCAGCCTACATCCATCACCACCCACCAAAGTCCCGCGCCTCGATGGGAGTGGCAGGGACGGCCACATCGCCGCGAGTGGTGGTGACACAACCTAACACCAAGTACACCTTCAAAATCACAGTCTCGCCCAACAAGCCACCTGCCGTGTCTCCTGGCGTGGTATCGCCCACTTTTGAGCCCACCAACATGCTGAGTCTGCCAGCTGATCACCACTACGCTGAACCAGAACCCCTGCACCTGTCTGATCCTCTCTCACAACACCGAGAGCGGGCCACGGAGGCCCGCAGACCCAGCATGGGCTCCGACGATGCTGCTTACACACAAG caTTACTGGTGCATCAGAAGGCACGTATGGAGCGTTTGTGTCATGAGCTAAAGCTGAAAAAGAAGAACTTGGAAAAGCTTAAAGAGGAAGTGAACGAGATGGAGAATGATCTCACAAGAAGACGACTGCAGAGGTCAAACTCGGTCTCGCAGATTCCATCT CTTGACGAGATGCAGCAGCTGAGGTGTAAAAACAGATTACTGCAGATCGACATCGACTGTTTAACTAAAGAGATCGACCTCCTCCAAGCACGCG GACCACACTTCAATCCTAACGCAATCCATAATTTCTATGACAACCTCGGTTTCCTGGGTCCTGTCCCTCCAAAACCCAAAGGTACCCCAGCACCAG GCCCGGATCATTGGGGCTCCCTAGACAGGAGAGGACGTAAAATAAATGTCAGCTCCAAGCTAAAGAGAGACCCTTCTCTCCCTCCTGTACCACCCTGTCTTCCTGCACCTGTGG aGCCGAACAACAAGATTATAAAGCCCGTGTCGGAGGTCGAGGATGATGATGGTGTTCAGTGGGGTTGTACTGCCTGCACCTTCCTCAACCATCCTGCTCTTAACCGCTGTGAACAGTGTGAATTCCCACGACACTTCTGA
- the tab2 gene encoding TGF-beta-activated kinase 1 and MAP3K7-binding protein 2 isoform X3: MAQGNQQIDIQVLQQLRQKFPEVPEGVVSQCILQNKNNLVACCEYLTQVSPGFLYSEGNPSVSDLRNHMTQLNLGVSQNTHGAVQQKGVRMNGSRTLSHSLSDGPINAPPPPSDFYQAEPQAAPPHTPAINAFCVMEPPQKPQPPQNLGLYLGGKGHGPPPALRFNPITVTLAPNTGRNTPTSLHIHGGPQAGLNSPNSIYIRPYVSQSGGTRQPQGRGQYSPTSQPAQQIYQITHPAGTQNWAGTQHQTSHVYMPISSPTTPQPPSILQAASSQACSSSSSSSSSSSSAAGPLSSSFSQFNIQNISTGPRKNQIEIKLESPQRVGGASAAASTATLMCTGSSSRPSCSSTSSSCPSPSSSSLAASAGVSAPLSIGGPGLSRSQPTVYISASPPANATTPSDECAALPPTPRSQPKFYISANASSDEGGARNPPTVYISANPTLPGASGGRSLGGQVSMGPAYIHHHPPKSRASMGVAGTATSPRVVVTQPNTKYTFKITVSPNKPPAVSPGVVSPTFEPTNMLSLPADHHYAEPEPLHLSDPLSQHRERATEARRPSMGSDDAAYTQALLVHQKARMERLCHELKLKKKNLEKLKEEVNEMENDLTRRRLQRSNSVSQIPSLDEMQQLRCKNRLLQIDIDCLTKEIDLLQARGPHFNPNAIHNFYDNLGFLGPVPPKPKGTPAPEPNNKIIKPVSEVEDDDGVQWGCTACTFLNHPALNRCEQCEFPRHF; the protein is encoded by the exons ATGGCACAGGGAAACCAGCAGATTGACATTCAGGTTCTGCAGCAACTGCGCCAGAAGTTTCCGGAAGTGCCAGAGGGCGTGGTCTCCCAGTGCATTCTACAA aatAAAAACAACTTGGTTGCCTGTTGCGAGTACCTGACCCAAGTGAGTCCTGGCTTTCTGTACAGCGAGGGCAACCCGAGTGTGAGCGACTTGCGCAATCACATGACCCAGCTCAACCTGGGCGTCTCCCAGAACACCCATGGTGCAGTGCAGCAAAAGGGAGTGAGGATGAATGGCAGCAGGACTCTCTCCCACAGCCTGAGCGACGGGCCCATCAATGCCCCCCCACCGCCTTCCGACTTCTACCAGGCTGAGCCGCAGGCCGCCCCTCCTCACACACCTGCCATCAATGCCTTCTGTGTGATGGAACCGCCGCAAAAGCCGCAGCCACCACAAAATCTTGGCCTGTATCTAGGGGGCAAAGGTCATGGGCCACCCCCAGCTCTACGCTTTAATCCAATCACGGTGACTCTCGCGCCCAACACGGGTCGCAACACCCCCACATCCCTCCACATCCATGGAGGACCGCAAGCTGGTCTAAACAGCCCAAATTCAATCTACATACGCCCGTACGTGAGCCAATCGGGAGGCACCCGGCAGCCCCAGGGCCGGGGCCAGTACAGCCCCACCTCACAGCCCGCACAGCAGATCTACCAGATCACACACCCTGCCGGCACGCAGAACTGGGCGGGCACCCAGCACCAGACCTCGCACGTTTACATGCCTATCAGCTCACCCACCACCCCCCAGCCCCCTTCCATCCTGCAGGCCGCATCCTCCCAGGCCTGCTCCTCATCTTCTTCCTCGTCGTCTTCCTCGTCGTCAGCAGCCGGCCCGCTGTCGTCGTCCTTCAGCCAGTTCAACATCCAGAACATCTCGACAGGGCCGAGAAAGAACCAGATCGAGATTAAGCTCGAGTCTCCGCAGAGAGTAGGCGGAGCTTCAGCCGCCGCTTCCACTGCCACACTGATGTGCACCGGGTCTAGCTCACGACCCTCCTGCAGTTCGACATCTTCTTCCTGCCCAtcgccctcctcctcctcgctggCTGCCTCTGCTGGTGTTTCTGCCCCACTCTCTATTGGAGGACCAGGACTTAGCCGAAGTCAGCCCACCGTGTACATCTCTGCCTCTCCTCCCGCCAACGCAACAACGCCGTCAGACGAGTGTGCAGCCCTTCCTCCCACCCCTCGCTCGCAGCCCAAATTCTACATCTCAGCCAACGCATCTTCAGACGAGGGTGGTGCACGGAACCCGCCCACTGTCTACATATCAGCCAACCCCACGCTTCCAGGTGCTTCGGGTGGACGCAGCCTAGGTGGTCAAGTCAGCATGGGCCCAGCCTACATCCATCACCACCCACCAAAGTCCCGCGCCTCGATGGGAGTGGCAGGGACGGCCACATCGCCGCGAGTGGTGGTGACACAACCTAACACCAAGTACACCTTCAAAATCACAGTCTCGCCCAACAAGCCACCTGCCGTGTCTCCTGGCGTGGTATCGCCCACTTTTGAGCCCACCAACATGCTGAGTCTGCCAGCTGATCACCACTACGCTGAACCAGAACCCCTGCACCTGTCTGATCCTCTCTCACAACACCGAGAGCGGGCCACGGAGGCCCGCAGACCCAGCATGGGCTCCGACGATGCTGCTTACACACAAG caTTACTGGTGCATCAGAAGGCACGTATGGAGCGTTTGTGTCATGAGCTAAAGCTGAAAAAGAAGAACTTGGAAAAGCTTAAAGAGGAAGTGAACGAGATGGAGAATGATCTCACAAGAAGACGACTGCAGAGGTCAAACTCGGTCTCGCAGATTCCATCT CTTGACGAGATGCAGCAGCTGAGGTGTAAAAACAGATTACTGCAGATCGACATCGACTGTTTAACTAAAGAGATCGACCTCCTCCAAGCACGCG GACCACACTTCAATCCTAACGCAATCCATAATTTCTATGACAACCTCGGTTTCCTGGGTCCTGTCCCTCCAAAACCCAAAGGTACCCCAGCACCAG aGCCGAACAACAAGATTATAAAGCCCGTGTCGGAGGTCGAGGATGATGATGGTGTTCAGTGGGGTTGTACTGCCTGCACCTTCCTCAACCATCCTGCTCTTAACCGCTGTGAACAGTGTGAATTCCCACGACACTTCTGA
- the tab2 gene encoding TGF-beta-activated kinase 1 and MAP3K7-binding protein 2 isoform X2, producing MAQGNQQIDIQVLQQLRQKFPEVPEGVVSQCILQNKNNLVACCEYLTQVSPGFLYSEGNPSVSDLRNHMTQLNLGVSQNTHGAVQQKGVRMNGSRTLSHSLSDGPINAPPPPSDFYQAEPQAAPPHTPAINAFCVMEPPQKPQPPQNLGLYLGGKGHGPPPALRFNPITVTLAPNTGRNTPTSLHIHGGPQAGLNSPNSIYIRPYVSQSGGTRQPQGRGQYSPTSQPAQQIYQITHPAGTQNWAGTQHQTSHVYMPISSPTTPQPPSILQAASSQACSSSSSSSSSSSSAAGPLSSSFSQFNIQNISTGPRKNQIEIKLESPQRVGGASAAASTATLMCTGSSSRPSCSSTSSSCPSPSSSSLAASAGVSAPLSIGGPGLSRSQPTVYISASPPANATTPSDECAALPPTPRSQPKFYISANASSDEGGARNPPTVYISANPTLPGASGGRSLGGQVSMGPAYIHHHPPKSRASMGVAGTATSPRVVVTQPNTKYTFKITVSPNKPPAVSPGVVSPTFEPTNMLSLPADHHYAEPEPLHLSDPLSQHRERATEARRPSMGSDDAAYTQALLVHQKARMERLCHELKLKKKNLEKLKEEVNEMENDLTRRRLQRSNSVSQIPSLDEMQQLRCKNRLLQIDIDCLTKEIDLLQARGPHFNPNAIHNFYDNLGFLGPVPPKPKGPDHWGSLDRRGRKINVSSKLKRDPSLPPVPPCLPAPVEPNNKIIKPVSEVEDDDGVQWGCTACTFLNHPALNRCEQCEFPRHF from the exons ATGGCACAGGGAAACCAGCAGATTGACATTCAGGTTCTGCAGCAACTGCGCCAGAAGTTTCCGGAAGTGCCAGAGGGCGTGGTCTCCCAGTGCATTCTACAA aatAAAAACAACTTGGTTGCCTGTTGCGAGTACCTGACCCAAGTGAGTCCTGGCTTTCTGTACAGCGAGGGCAACCCGAGTGTGAGCGACTTGCGCAATCACATGACCCAGCTCAACCTGGGCGTCTCCCAGAACACCCATGGTGCAGTGCAGCAAAAGGGAGTGAGGATGAATGGCAGCAGGACTCTCTCCCACAGCCTGAGCGACGGGCCCATCAATGCCCCCCCACCGCCTTCCGACTTCTACCAGGCTGAGCCGCAGGCCGCCCCTCCTCACACACCTGCCATCAATGCCTTCTGTGTGATGGAACCGCCGCAAAAGCCGCAGCCACCACAAAATCTTGGCCTGTATCTAGGGGGCAAAGGTCATGGGCCACCCCCAGCTCTACGCTTTAATCCAATCACGGTGACTCTCGCGCCCAACACGGGTCGCAACACCCCCACATCCCTCCACATCCATGGAGGACCGCAAGCTGGTCTAAACAGCCCAAATTCAATCTACATACGCCCGTACGTGAGCCAATCGGGAGGCACCCGGCAGCCCCAGGGCCGGGGCCAGTACAGCCCCACCTCACAGCCCGCACAGCAGATCTACCAGATCACACACCCTGCCGGCACGCAGAACTGGGCGGGCACCCAGCACCAGACCTCGCACGTTTACATGCCTATCAGCTCACCCACCACCCCCCAGCCCCCTTCCATCCTGCAGGCCGCATCCTCCCAGGCCTGCTCCTCATCTTCTTCCTCGTCGTCTTCCTCGTCGTCAGCAGCCGGCCCGCTGTCGTCGTCCTTCAGCCAGTTCAACATCCAGAACATCTCGACAGGGCCGAGAAAGAACCAGATCGAGATTAAGCTCGAGTCTCCGCAGAGAGTAGGCGGAGCTTCAGCCGCCGCTTCCACTGCCACACTGATGTGCACCGGGTCTAGCTCACGACCCTCCTGCAGTTCGACATCTTCTTCCTGCCCAtcgccctcctcctcctcgctggCTGCCTCTGCTGGTGTTTCTGCCCCACTCTCTATTGGAGGACCAGGACTTAGCCGAAGTCAGCCCACCGTGTACATCTCTGCCTCTCCTCCCGCCAACGCAACAACGCCGTCAGACGAGTGTGCAGCCCTTCCTCCCACCCCTCGCTCGCAGCCCAAATTCTACATCTCAGCCAACGCATCTTCAGACGAGGGTGGTGCACGGAACCCGCCCACTGTCTACATATCAGCCAACCCCACGCTTCCAGGTGCTTCGGGTGGACGCAGCCTAGGTGGTCAAGTCAGCATGGGCCCAGCCTACATCCATCACCACCCACCAAAGTCCCGCGCCTCGATGGGAGTGGCAGGGACGGCCACATCGCCGCGAGTGGTGGTGACACAACCTAACACCAAGTACACCTTCAAAATCACAGTCTCGCCCAACAAGCCACCTGCCGTGTCTCCTGGCGTGGTATCGCCCACTTTTGAGCCCACCAACATGCTGAGTCTGCCAGCTGATCACCACTACGCTGAACCAGAACCCCTGCACCTGTCTGATCCTCTCTCACAACACCGAGAGCGGGCCACGGAGGCCCGCAGACCCAGCATGGGCTCCGACGATGCTGCTTACACACAAG caTTACTGGTGCATCAGAAGGCACGTATGGAGCGTTTGTGTCATGAGCTAAAGCTGAAAAAGAAGAACTTGGAAAAGCTTAAAGAGGAAGTGAACGAGATGGAGAATGATCTCACAAGAAGACGACTGCAGAGGTCAAACTCGGTCTCGCAGATTCCATCT CTTGACGAGATGCAGCAGCTGAGGTGTAAAAACAGATTACTGCAGATCGACATCGACTGTTTAACTAAAGAGATCGACCTCCTCCAAGCACGCG GACCACACTTCAATCCTAACGCAATCCATAATTTCTATGACAACCTCGGTTTCCTGGGTCCTGTCCCTCCAAAACCCAAAG GCCCGGATCATTGGGGCTCCCTAGACAGGAGAGGACGTAAAATAAATGTCAGCTCCAAGCTAAAGAGAGACCCTTCTCTCCCTCCTGTACCACCCTGTCTTCCTGCACCTGTGG aGCCGAACAACAAGATTATAAAGCCCGTGTCGGAGGTCGAGGATGATGATGGTGTTCAGTGGGGTTGTACTGCCTGCACCTTCCTCAACCATCCTGCTCTTAACCGCTGTGAACAGTGTGAATTCCCACGACACTTCTGA
- the tab2 gene encoding TGF-beta-activated kinase 1 and MAP3K7-binding protein 2 isoform X4, producing the protein MAQGNQQIDIQVLQQLRQKFPEVPEGVVSQCILQNKNNLVACCEYLTQVSPGFLYSEGNPSVSDLRNHMTQLNLGVSQNTHGAVQQKGVRMNGSRTLSHSLSDGPINAPPPPSDFYQAEPQAAPPHTPAINAFCVMEPPQKPQPPQNLGLYLGGKGHGPPPALRFNPITVTLAPNTGRNTPTSLHIHGGPQAGLNSPNSIYIRPYVSQSGGTRQPQGRGQYSPTSQPAQQIYQITHPAGTQNWAGTQHQTSHVYMPISSPTTPQPPSILQAASSQACSSSSSSSSSSSSAAGPLSSSFSQFNIQNISTGPRKNQIEIKLESPQRVGGASAAASTATLMCTGSSSRPSCSSTSSSCPSPSSSSLAASAGVSAPLSIGGPGLSRSQPTVYISASPPANATTPSDECAALPPTPRSQPKFYISANASSDEGGARNPPTVYISANPTLPGASGGRSLGGQVSMGPAYIHHHPPKSRASMGVAGTATSPRVVVTQPNTKYTFKITVSPNKPPAVSPGVVSPTFEPTNMLSLPADHHYAEPEPLHLSDPLSQHRERATEARRPSMGSDDAAYTQALLVHQKARMERLCHELKLKKKNLEKLKEEVNEMENDLTRRRLQRSNSVSQIPSLDEMQQLRCKNRLLQIDIDCLTKEIDLLQARGPHFNPNAIHNFYDNLGFLGPVPPKPKEPNNKIIKPVSEVEDDDGVQWGCTACTFLNHPALNRCEQCEFPRHF; encoded by the exons ATGGCACAGGGAAACCAGCAGATTGACATTCAGGTTCTGCAGCAACTGCGCCAGAAGTTTCCGGAAGTGCCAGAGGGCGTGGTCTCCCAGTGCATTCTACAA aatAAAAACAACTTGGTTGCCTGTTGCGAGTACCTGACCCAAGTGAGTCCTGGCTTTCTGTACAGCGAGGGCAACCCGAGTGTGAGCGACTTGCGCAATCACATGACCCAGCTCAACCTGGGCGTCTCCCAGAACACCCATGGTGCAGTGCAGCAAAAGGGAGTGAGGATGAATGGCAGCAGGACTCTCTCCCACAGCCTGAGCGACGGGCCCATCAATGCCCCCCCACCGCCTTCCGACTTCTACCAGGCTGAGCCGCAGGCCGCCCCTCCTCACACACCTGCCATCAATGCCTTCTGTGTGATGGAACCGCCGCAAAAGCCGCAGCCACCACAAAATCTTGGCCTGTATCTAGGGGGCAAAGGTCATGGGCCACCCCCAGCTCTACGCTTTAATCCAATCACGGTGACTCTCGCGCCCAACACGGGTCGCAACACCCCCACATCCCTCCACATCCATGGAGGACCGCAAGCTGGTCTAAACAGCCCAAATTCAATCTACATACGCCCGTACGTGAGCCAATCGGGAGGCACCCGGCAGCCCCAGGGCCGGGGCCAGTACAGCCCCACCTCACAGCCCGCACAGCAGATCTACCAGATCACACACCCTGCCGGCACGCAGAACTGGGCGGGCACCCAGCACCAGACCTCGCACGTTTACATGCCTATCAGCTCACCCACCACCCCCCAGCCCCCTTCCATCCTGCAGGCCGCATCCTCCCAGGCCTGCTCCTCATCTTCTTCCTCGTCGTCTTCCTCGTCGTCAGCAGCCGGCCCGCTGTCGTCGTCCTTCAGCCAGTTCAACATCCAGAACATCTCGACAGGGCCGAGAAAGAACCAGATCGAGATTAAGCTCGAGTCTCCGCAGAGAGTAGGCGGAGCTTCAGCCGCCGCTTCCACTGCCACACTGATGTGCACCGGGTCTAGCTCACGACCCTCCTGCAGTTCGACATCTTCTTCCTGCCCAtcgccctcctcctcctcgctggCTGCCTCTGCTGGTGTTTCTGCCCCACTCTCTATTGGAGGACCAGGACTTAGCCGAAGTCAGCCCACCGTGTACATCTCTGCCTCTCCTCCCGCCAACGCAACAACGCCGTCAGACGAGTGTGCAGCCCTTCCTCCCACCCCTCGCTCGCAGCCCAAATTCTACATCTCAGCCAACGCATCTTCAGACGAGGGTGGTGCACGGAACCCGCCCACTGTCTACATATCAGCCAACCCCACGCTTCCAGGTGCTTCGGGTGGACGCAGCCTAGGTGGTCAAGTCAGCATGGGCCCAGCCTACATCCATCACCACCCACCAAAGTCCCGCGCCTCGATGGGAGTGGCAGGGACGGCCACATCGCCGCGAGTGGTGGTGACACAACCTAACACCAAGTACACCTTCAAAATCACAGTCTCGCCCAACAAGCCACCTGCCGTGTCTCCTGGCGTGGTATCGCCCACTTTTGAGCCCACCAACATGCTGAGTCTGCCAGCTGATCACCACTACGCTGAACCAGAACCCCTGCACCTGTCTGATCCTCTCTCACAACACCGAGAGCGGGCCACGGAGGCCCGCAGACCCAGCATGGGCTCCGACGATGCTGCTTACACACAAG caTTACTGGTGCATCAGAAGGCACGTATGGAGCGTTTGTGTCATGAGCTAAAGCTGAAAAAGAAGAACTTGGAAAAGCTTAAAGAGGAAGTGAACGAGATGGAGAATGATCTCACAAGAAGACGACTGCAGAGGTCAAACTCGGTCTCGCAGATTCCATCT CTTGACGAGATGCAGCAGCTGAGGTGTAAAAACAGATTACTGCAGATCGACATCGACTGTTTAACTAAAGAGATCGACCTCCTCCAAGCACGCG GACCACACTTCAATCCTAACGCAATCCATAATTTCTATGACAACCTCGGTTTCCTGGGTCCTGTCCCTCCAAAACCCAAAG aGCCGAACAACAAGATTATAAAGCCCGTGTCGGAGGTCGAGGATGATGATGGTGTTCAGTGGGGTTGTACTGCCTGCACCTTCCTCAACCATCCTGCTCTTAACCGCTGTGAACAGTGTGAATTCCCACGACACTTCTGA